From a region of the Suncus etruscus isolate mSunEtr1 chromosome 11, mSunEtr1.pri.cur, whole genome shotgun sequence genome:
- the CD63 gene encoding CD63 antigen — protein MAVEGPMRCVKFLLYVILLAFCACAVGLIAVGVAAQIFLNQAVSQGATAGSLLPLVIIAVGAFLFLVAFVGCCGTCKENNCLVITFAILLSLIVVVEVAAGIAGYVFKNEIMSEFNKSFENNMKEYRKNNKTAIFVDKLQEKFSCCGAANYSDWANIMPKNQVPDSCCLNVTLGCGTDFKVEDIHNEGCTETIGHWLRNSLQVVAEAALGIAAVEVLGVVFACLLVKSIRSGYEVM, from the exons ATGGCGGTGGAAGGACCCATGCGATGCGTCAAGTTCTTGCTCTACGTGATCCTGCTGGCCTTTTGC GCTTGCGCAGTTGGTCTGATCGCTGTGGGGGTCGCGGCCCAAATCTTCTTGAACCAGGCTGTTTCCCAGGGGGCCACGGCTGGCTCCCTGTTGCCTTTGGTCATCATTGCGGTGGGCGCTTTCCTCTTCCTGGTAGCCTTTGTGGGCTGCTGTGGCACTTGCAAGGAGAACAACTGCCTTGTAATCACG TTTGCTATCTTGCTGTCTCTTATTGTGGTGGTGGAAGTGGCTGCAGGCATTGCCGGCTATGTGTTTAAGAACGAG ATCATGTCAGAGTTTAATAAGAGCTTCGAGAATAACATGAAGGAATATAGAAAGAACAACAAAACTGCTATATTTGTGGACAAGTTGCAGGAAAAG TTTAGTTGTTGTGGAGCTGCAAACTACTCGGATTGGGCAAACATCATGCCCAAAAATCAAGTACCTGATTCCTGCTGCTTGAATGTCACTTTAGGCTGTGGGACTGATTTCAAAGTGGAGGATATCCATAATGAG GGCTGTACAGAGACTATTGGCCATTGGCTGAGGAATAGCTTGCAAGTGGTGGCTGAAGCAGCCCTGGGCATTGCTGCTGTGGAG GTCCTGGGAGTTGTCTTTGCCTGCTTACTTGTGAAGAGCATTCGAAGTGGCTATGAGGTGATGTAG